TCATTATTGTGGGTGCCTTTGCTGTATTGATTTCTAATATGGTCATGGACCCGGTTAACGGACTCGCGCATTTTAAGCCTTTCTCGTTCCTCGCAGAGTATAAGCCTATTTTTTCAGGTATCAACTATGCCAGCTTAAATATCCTTACGATACTAGCCATTTTCATGATTGGCTTGGAGCTAGGAAAAATCAATGGAGAGAAAAATCTCTTTCCAGGGTTGCTCGCTGTCATTTGTTTTGTATCTGTGACACCAACAACGATTGAAATGATGGTCAACGGGGAGATGCAAAAAGTAACCGACGTTCTCGCCCGTCAGTTCACAGACACCAAAAGTTTGTTTTTGGGTATTTTTGTATCCATTCTATCCATTGAGCTGTATAGCAAGCTAGGCAAGTCCGACCGACTTAAAATCAAAATGCCTGAAAGCGTTCCTAGTAATGTGGCTGTCTCCTTCTCGGCACTTATTCCAACCATTATTACCGTAACAGTCTTTTCAACGTTTGGAATCTTGTTTCACAAATTCACAGGCCTCTATTTGTACGATGCTGTCTACAATGTTGTGCAAAAACCACTAGAGACCGTAGTACAAGGATTGCCTGGTATATTGGTGTTGATGCTGGTTGCGCAGGTGTTCTGGGTCATCGGTATTCACGGCAACCAGATGGTCAAACCTATTCGCGAACCGCTGCTGCTTGGAGCCATCACAGTCAACATGACTGCTTATGAGCAAGGGCTTCCGATTCCCAACATTATTACCATGCCTTTCTGGGATGTATACATGAGCATAGGCGGTTCAGGAATTACACTAGCCCTGCTGATCGCCATTTTGATCGCCTCGAAGCGCGAGGATATGAAGGAAATTACCAAGCTTTCGTTTGGCCCAGGACTGTTTAATATTAATGAACCTGTCATTTTCGGACTTCCGATTATGTTAAATCCTTTAATGGCTATTCCGTTCATTGTTACCCCGCTGATCACAGGAACCATCGGTTACTTTTCGACACTGCTGGGATTTGCAGGTAAAGCGGTTATCATGGTGCCATGGACGACTCCACCTATTATTAATGCCTATCTGTCTACAGGTGGAAGCATTGGAGCTGTCGTTACCCAGATCATATGTATTGTGGTAGCGATTATTATTTATCTTCCATTCGTCAAAATTGCCAACAAACGAACTGCTGGATAATAAATATATCAACAAAAAGGAGGAACGATTCATGGCTAGTCATAAGGTTCACATTCCAAACAATTTCATTATGGGAGCTGCTGCTTCCGCCTGGCAAACAGAGGGCTGGAGCGGTAAAAAGGAAGGTCAGGACTCCTATCTGGACGTATGGTACAAAAATGATCGCTACGTCTGGCATAATGGATACGGGCCTGCCGGGGCCACCGATTTCTATAATCGTTATGCCGAGGATGTGGCGCTCATGAAGGAGATTGGCCTGACACACTATCGCACCTCCATTAATTGGTCCCGATTTTTGACAGATTACGAGAATGTTGTAGTGGATGAAACCTATGCCGATTATATCGGCCGCGTCATTGACGAATTGATTGCCAGCGGCGTCGAGCCGATGATCTGCTTGGAGCACTACGAGTTGCCTGCTTATCTACTGGATAAATACGATGGCTGGTCGTCTAAACACGTCGTGGAACTGTTTATTCAATACGCAGAAAAAGTATTTGAGCGATACGGTGACCGGGTAAAGCACTGGTTTACGTTCAACGAGCCGATTGTTGTCCAAACTCGTGTATATCTGGATGCCATACGCTATCCCTATGAACAGAATACCCAGAAATGGATGCAGTGGAATTATAACAAAACATTGGCTACAGCCAAGTGTGTGCAGCTCTTCAAAGCAAAAGGCTATCATCAAAACGGGGCCAAAATAGGCGTTATTCTTAACCCTGAGGTCACCTATGCCCGGTCGAGTGCACCTCACGATCAGTATGCCGCGCATGTGTATGATTTATTTTACAATCGAGTATTTATGGACCCTCTCCTCAAAGGAGAATATCCGCAAGAGCTGTTTGACCTCATGACTAAGCATGATATTACATTCGAATCGACTACGGAAGAACTGAATGTAATAAAAGAAAACACCGTTGACTATGTTGGGATTAATCTCTATTATCCGCACCGAGTAAAAGCACCGAGTAGAGCGTGGAATGAGAACACCCCCTTTCACCCATCCTACTACTATGAACATTTTGATCTTCCGGGTAAGAAGATGAACAAGTCACGAGGCTGGGAAATTAATCCCAAAATTATTTATGATATGGGAATGCGTATCAAGAACGAATACGACAATATCGAGTGGTTTGTTGCCGAAAATGGAATGGGTATCGAGAATGAAGCTGCCTTCAAGAATGAGGAGCAAATCATCCAGGATGATTACCGCATTGATTTTATTTCTGAACATCTATACCATGCGTTAAAAACTGTGGAGGCAGGTTCCAACTGCTTGGGTTATATGCTGTGGGCCTTTACCGATAATGTTTCTCCCATGAATGCATTTAAAAACCGCTATGGATTAGTAGAAATTAACCTGGAGAATGACAGAAGCAGGCATCTGAAAAAATCCGGTTACTGGTACCAGACGACGATCAAGGAACGTTCATTTGTTGTGAATCTGGACGAAGAGTATAAGTGATCGATTGCGAGCCAATTTCAATGACTGAGGATTTTGCAAAATCCTGGACTAAAAAATAGATTTATGGAGGCGTTGAATGATGAAAAAAATTATTCTTGCTTGTTCTGCCGGCATGTCCACATCCATTCTGGTATCCAAGATGAAAAAAGAAGCAGAAGCGAGATCCTTGGAGATTAACATCGAAGCCATCCCCGAAAGTACCATTAGGGAAGAATTAGCGAGCATCAATGATGCTGTGATTGCTATTTTACTAGGTCCTCAAGTGCGGACGCGGAAAAATGCAGTTACTGAAATCGCAGCTCCCTACGGTATTCCTGTAGATGTCATTGACACGATGGCTTACGGAAGAGGCAATGGCCCGGCCGTACTTGATCAAGCCTTGAAGATGGCTGGCGAATCATAACGATTATAAAATGCTGCAAGATGGCTTCTGAATTCATCATAATAGCCGCTCCTGAATTTTTTTCAGAAGCGGCTACACGCTTAATTCAAATTGATTTTAAATACATCCCCTGCATTGCCACCCAAAACGATCAAGCCGCCTTGGGGCAGTACAACCGAATTGTTATGGCTGGCAGTAGAAAAATCTACAACCGCTCCGTTTTCATCATAGACAGCCAACCCTCCGCTTGTTGGAAAATCAACGGTCATCGTTTTATTGGCTGAGTTTTTATCTATTTTAAACCATGTGGCTTGGCCATTCGATAGTATGGTGTACACTGATTTTCCTCCCAGGATAGGTTTAACAGCATCTTCACTGATATAGGACTGTCCATCTATGGTTAAATACTCTGAACCATCCTTGGTATTAAAATTCAGATCAAATGCATCTCTTCCATTCATGACAGGAATCTCAACGGCATTAACTGCTTTATTCTCATTCACAATTTTAGTACCACTTGCATATCCATCATGATCAACGGAGATTTTTTTCGTTATAAAGGATGGGGCCAAATAAAAAATGGAAGATATCTTTTCATCCAAAGCATAATAATTTTTCCCGTTTCTATGTTCCCATGCCTTTTGAACTGTAGTATTTAGAGGGTTGGCATCATGCTTCTGATATTCATAAGTTACCATAACCATTTGGCCTAATCCCGTAAAGTTTAAAAATATGTTAGCCTTAATATACGTTTTCCCGTTTTTTTGTTTGTCAAAGCTTACGGCTACACTGCCATCACTGCTTTTGAATTGTCCATCGCCTGTATACACATATTTTTGCGCCGGGACGAATCCCTCCAGAGCAGGTAAATCAAACTCACCGTTTTTAATTTCTACATTGATGGTTGTACCCACAGAACCGTATATTCCCGAATAAGAAAGTAAATCAGATGGCATTTCCACTTTTACAGGAGGCTCAAATGTTTTATCAGGTATGATGTCTTTTATGATGCCCTTATCTTTTAAAAGCTCCAATAAAACGTTAGAAGCAAAAATACTATCCAGGATGGAAGACCCTCCAGATGAAAGCACAGCCATAGAAATTTGATGCTCAGGTATGATGATCAAAGCAGAGTGATACAAAACAGTATCCCCACCCTTGGATAACGCAGTTATTCCATAATCACTAAACGGTGCCAACTGAACCGCATCCCAACCAAGCCCATAATTAAAGCTGTTTGTCTCTTCAGGTACCCATATTCCTTTTCGATATTCATGACTTTGCATGGACTTTGCTGATTGTGCAGATAAAATATCGGTTCTGTTCCCCATTAATACTTCTGCAAACATAGCCAACTCTTCTGCGGTGGAGTATAAGCCTCCTGTCCCAATGACATTGGCATTTTCAACGGGTAAGGCTCCCTCAACCGCAGGAAAATAAGTTTTGGACAGCATTTGTCTATCAAACGGATCGAGAGGTGTTTTTGTATATTTTAAATCCAAAGGGGCACTAATATTCTTTCTCAGGAATTCGGTGTAGCTTAGACCGCTCACCCGTTCAACCAATATTTCAAGCAATTGAAAACCATCATTACTATATACAGAATATTCGCCGGGGTTGGATTTTAAAGTTTCTGATTGTAATCTCAGCAATAGCTCATCATGATTTTCTGTATCATTATCATTAAATAACATACTATTTTTTAAGTGGGCACCGTAAAGGCCTGACGAATGATTTAACAACATACGCGGTGTAATTTTTTTGTACCTTTCATCGGCCATTGTAAAGTCCTTAATGTATGTTGTTAGCGGCTGATCAATATCGACTTTATGGGCATCCACCAGCATCATCGTTGCAGCAGACACGTACATTTTGCTGATAGAGCCTATACCGAACATGGTATCTTTGGTGATCGGCTCGTTGGTTGCTTTATTCTTTACACCCACGCTATCCGTTAATACGATGTTTCCATGGTCCATAATGGCATACTGCACACCGCTAGCACCGTATTTGGATACCAGCTCCGAGGCCAGATTGCGAGCCTTTTCCTTGATGGGTTCAGGACTACCTTGAGCAAAAGCATTCGTCATCGGCAGTACAAAAAGCATAGCCGAAATGAACAAAGTTATTATTTTCTTCATTCATATTTCCTCCTCTTATGGCTTCCCAGATTCTATTACTGGACTGATCATACAATAAACGAGGATTCTATATAGAAAAGTCACCCTGAAGCGAAAAAAACAATCCCTAAACAACATACTGTCTAAGGATTGTCCTTATAAAATGGCAACAAAACCATATTATTAAATATTTTATTTTTCGTTTCAATGGTCATATTCCCACCATACTTGTCACATATTCTGGATATATTGGTTAAGCCAATACCATGAATATCCGGGTTTGATTTTTGACTATGCAAATGGGCAACTTCATTCTCCACATGATTCAGGATGTGAATGAAAAGCGCAGATTCATTGGAATGTATTTTAATAAGAATGTACCTATCGTCCGCAATCTTGACCTTTTTAGATGCTTCTATGGCATTATCCAGCATATTGCCCAGAGCGACACACAAGTCATAACGTTCAATATTTACTTTCTGTGAGTATAAGTTAAGCTGGGTATCCACCTTGATGCCATTGGCCTGAGCAATATTAAGACTATTTGTGACAAGAGCATCTATAACCAGATTACCAGTGTTAACCCTTTGATAGGCTCCTTCGATTTTATTTAATGTGACCTTAATATGTTCACTTGCCTCAGCCAATTCATTTCTCTGGATACATTCGTCAATATACAAAAACTGCTGGTGTGTGTCGTGAATGATTCTTTTCATATTTTTAAAGCTGTGAACCGTTTTTTCATAGTTAGCATCCTGGTAGTCCATCTGATATTGTAATTGAGCATTTTCATGCATTAACTGAAATTTTTCGATGATATTATCGAAGATGTATATGATAAAAACATTTAAGAAAATAAAGCTAATAATAGAACCAAAATAATACATATTCTTTTCACTATAAGCAGATAAAACATTGACCTGGTATATACTTATGATGGGAACGATTAAAAATAAAATGTAGTAACGAGCATGCAAAGGGAAGGTTCTGCGTTTGGCAAATAATCGTATAATCTGAATGACAGCAAACATGATAATACAGCTGAGCAGCATAACCTTGGAAAATATCAAGTGATCTTGTCCGCTCAAATGACTAAAGTTGCTAATCTTAACGGAGTCTACAGCATATAAAATATACAGGGATAAAAAATTAACGATGGTTATCAGCACAGCATAAAGTATGGAAAAAATGATCTTTGTCTTGATTTCCACGGTATAGGATTGCGCTAAACTAAATATGACAAGTAATGCTAAAATCGAGGATAGCGTAGGAGACAGATAAACACTTAAATAAAAGATGTTCAGTAATCCAAAAATAATGAAATACATGAATCTATTTGGCTTTCGATTGGATTTATCAAAAACGGAGTTAAAGTAAAAATTCACCTGAAAGCACATCACCAGTACGAGACATAGGTTAAGAAACAGGTAGTTATGTTCCATCATATTAATACATCTTCATGATCATAAATTTGGTATACAGATCTTTAACTTCTTTTATTTTAGAGCGTCCAATAGGCAGCTTCACACCATTTGACATCAAAACATCACCGCCAGCAAATTTTTTGACATGAATTAAGTTTATAATTATTGAACGATGAATTTGCAGAAAATTATATTCCTTTAATGCTGATGCATAATCAGAAAGAATCCCTTTGCTATCATAAGTTTGTGTAGAGGTTACAAAATGCAGTTTGTTTTTTATGGTTAAGCTTTTGGCCACTTCAATACTAATGATATCATCATATTTTAAAAGCACCTCTTCATAAGCTGACTTGATGATAACGAATTTTTTATCGAGAGATTGAAAGTACTGACACAGTTTTATCATTTTTTCCTCAAAGATATGGGAAGCAATCGGTTTTATTAAATACTGAAAGGTGACCACGTCAAAGCTTTCCAGCATATACTCGGGATAGCTCGTTAAAAAAACAATCTGTTCATCAAGGTGACGCAAACTCCTTATTTTTTGGGCTGTTTGAATTCCATTCATGCCGTTCATCTCAATATCCAATATTAAGATATGGAATGGCGATTCATGGTTTAGATAATGAGATACCAGCTGTTCTCCCGAGTCGAATAGCTCCACTTTAAAGTCTATATTTGTTTTGATGGATAAAGCGATCAGCATATTTTTAACAAGCTCTCTTTGTTTCTGCTCATCATCGCAGATAGCCACTCTATACATAAATAACAGACACCTCATTCCCATGGCATGTAGCATGGAATTATAGTCTGAACAGTATACAATTTTTTTAATATTCTATACATAGCTTTTGGATAAAACGTAAATTCCAATCCCTCAAATGCGGTGTAGAAAGTGAAAAAGAAACCCTCGTCTCCAAAAGACAGGGTTTCTTGACTATTGAGGCTATTCCTGAAAAGAATCGCCCCTGTTCAGTATTCATGGGTTATTTTAAAAAATCCGCTTTTTTCTCTTCACCGTGGGAACGTCTGGCAAAGTCAACAAATTGGAATTTGTCCAGCCGATGCCGCGACTCGGTATACTGGAACAACGTGGTGTCTTCCAGATAAACATAATTACGTACCACGACCACATGAGTATAATTCTGGAGGTCCATCAGCCTACGGTCTTCTTCGTCAGCTTCTTCTACGGAAACGACTTTTTTGGCATAGCTGATTGGAAGCTTCAGCTCTCCCTCCAGATATTCGTAGATGGAACCACTGCTAATTTCCTTGGTTAACACAGGTACAATGTCTGATCGAAAGTAGTCTTTATCCAGGATGACACGTTCACCCTCAATCTCACGCGCGCGAATGACTTTCCAGACAAGTGACCTGTGTTCGTCAGTCTCGAGATGACTAGCTATGTCCTTCGGAACTGGAATTAGCTGATTTTCATGCACAATCGTACGTGATTTACGCCCAATCCGCTCGGACATCTCTTTAAAGCTGACCAGTCCCCCAATGGGAAAGTCCATCCGCCCAATATCCAAAACAAAAGAGCCTTTGGCTTTGATTTTATGGATATACCCATTTTGTGCAAGCAAGTGAAGTGCCTTACGTACGGTCTCGCGGGAAGTATCATACTCTCGGGCCAGTTCATTTTCAGAAGGCATTTTTGTGCCCGGGGCTAACTTACCTGTCTGAATCCGTCCCGAATACTCCTGGTAAATTTGCGAAAATATATTCTTTGTCAATTTTCATCACCACGTACATTGTAGCATTCTTTCACCAGCCTGGTTAGTAAAACAGACTCGGAGAATTGTTCGGTCTTAATCTGTATTGTCAGGCAATGAGTTCAAATGAATTCTCATTAAGACATATTGCAAATCGTTCGCCTCACCCGGCAGTTCCTCAACCGATTTGATCATATCCTGACCATCCGGCACAATGACCGGTGTGATGATTGGATATCCGGATTCCTGAATAAGATCACGGTCAAATTCCATCAATAGCTGCCCTTGCTCCACAGTTTGCTCGTTTTCCACATGCAAGGTGAATCCTTCACCCTTCAACGATACCGTATTAATCCCAACATGCACCAGAATCTGCACACCTGTCGGATGCTCCAAAATCAAGGCATGCTTGCTTTTCATCATGATATGAATGACTTTTCCGCTAAAAGGGGCAACAATTTGACCCGCCTCCGGTTTCACTGCAATCCCTTGCCCCATCTGCCGCTCGGCAAAGGCCGGATCGGGAACCTGTTCCAATGGCATAACATTGCCACGTACCGGAGTCTTTACTTCAAGCACATCGAGGGCAGAATTCGCGTGGCTCGCCGTTTTGCTCTGTACGGAACCGTTGGCTGGTGCAGCTGGATTCTGACGGCGTTTATTGAGTATTTTGCCGTACACCACCGTTAACGTAAACGGCAGAACCAGTACAATCGCCATCCCGATGAAGAAAACACCCCAGTTGCTTGGGAAAATAGACAAGAAGCCTGGAATCCCTCCCACACCAATGGAAGAAGCCATCACATGATGTACTGTGAGCAGTATACCAGCAATACCCGAACCAACCATTCCGAAGACAAACGGATACTTGTATCGGATATTCACCCCGAACATTGCGGGCTCCGTTACCCCCAAAAAAGCAGACACTGAGGAGGTAAAGGCCAATCCTTTTCCCTTTTGCTCCTTTAATACCAGCATCATTGCCAGTGCCCCGGCACCTTGAGCGATATTGGAGAGCGCCAGCATGGGCCACAGGAACGTTCCCCCCTGTGTACCAATTAATTGCACGTCTACCGCCAGGAAAGTATGGTGCATTCCCGTTATAACAAGCAAAGCGTAAAAGCCTCCATAAATCAGTCCGCCCAGCGCAGGAGCCAAATTGAAAACGTATACAATACCGGATGTAATGGCATTACCAATCATAAAAGTAAGCGGCCCAATCACCGTAAATGCAAGAAATCCCGTCATTAATAATGTGATCGGCGCAACGAGTAACAGCTTGAATGAATCGGCTATTTTCTTATTAAGGAATTTTTCAATTTGTGCAAGAACGTAAGCGGATACTAAAACCGGTAAAACCTGTCCCTGGTAACCGATCTTGTTCACTTCCCAGCCAAACAGATTCCAGACCGGAACGGCCCCCTTGGTGACCGCATCCGCATAGCCGTAGGCACTCAGCAAATCCGGATGAACCAGAATCAGACCAAGCACGATCCCGAGTAAAGGGCTGCCACCAAACCGTATAACGGCTGACCAGCCGATTAAGGCGGGTAGGAAAGCAAAAGCAGTGCTGGCAATGGTATTAATAATGGCAGCAAAGTCGGTCCACTGAGGATAGACCTGAACCAGGGACATGCCTTCAAAGAAAATTCCCTTGCCTGTTAAAATATTATTAATTCCAAGCAGCAAGCCTGCTGTCACGATGGCGGGCAGTATGGGGATAAAAATATCTGCTAGCGTCTTGATGGCACGCTGAATCGGGTTTTGTTTCTTGCTGGCGGCATTTTTAACCTCGTCTTTAGAAGCCCGGCTGCCCCCTGTTATCGAAATCATTTCATCATATACCTTATCCACCAGACCCGGACCAATCACGACCTGATACTGCCCCTGTGAAGAGAATTGCCCTTTGACCAGATCGTTTTGATCAAGGGCCTCCTTATCCACCAGCTTATCATCATAAAGGGCAAATCGCAGGCGGGTTACGCAATGCGTAGAAGCCTCTATATTGTCTTTGCCGCCAACCGCCTTTATAATCTCTTCTACCTTTGCTCTTTCAATCGCCATCTCTCCCACTCCCTTAACGTTTGCTCATTTTATGCAGCAACCCCGGTTGCAAAAAGCAACGTACCTTGGGCGTTACTGTATGTTACTATGCTATTCAATCAAGGCTAACGAAAGATCCACATATAGGAAGCATACGGAGTCAAAGTGATAACCTGATCCAGCTCTGGAGCGTGCTTCGTATTTCCGATTAATAATTCGACCGAACCTGACGCTTGATTTTTGAATTGAGAATACAATGAATCCGGCAGCACGAATTGTGCATTCTGTCCGCTAAAATTAGAGATGACGACCAAAGTCTCCTGTGCATTGCTGCGTTGATAGGCATAAACCTGAGGATGAGCGTCATCCAGACATTGATACTCTCCATCCGTAATGACTTGCACCGTCTTACGCAAACGAATCAACTTATGATAATGGTAATAGATAGAGTTCGGGTCTTCTAACTGAGCCTGAACGTTAATCTGTGGATAACGTTCATCCACCTTGATCCAGGGAGTACCTGTGGTGAAGCCTGCGTTGGGAGTGCTATCCCATTGCATCGGAGTCCTCGAATTGTCACGTGAGCGCTCTCGAATGATATTTAATGCTTCTTCCTCGCTTTTGCCCTGCTCCTGTAAAATACGATACGTATTTAGCGATTCAACATCCCGGAATTCTTCGATATCCGACCACTTCGGGTTGGCCATGCCTATCTCTTCACCTTGAAATATATACGGCGTTCCTTGCAGCCCATGCAGGGTGGTCGCGAGCAGCTTAGCGCTTTCCGTATGGTATTCGCCATCATCCAAAAAGCGGGAGAGTGCCCTTGGCTGATCATGATTGTTAAAAAACAATGCACTCCATCCACCGCCTTGTTGCATGCCAATCTGCCAATCCGAGAATAGCTTTTTCAGCATCTTAAAATCATAAGGCATCAATTCCCACTTCTGTCCATTGGGATAATCCACCTTCAAATGATGAAAATTAAATGTCATGGACAATTCTTTTCTCTCTGGATTGGAGTACCGGATACATTGATCCAGCGATGTGGAAGACATTTCCCCTACCGTGACGCTATTATACTTAGCGAATACTTTCTCATGTAATTCACGAAGATATTCATGCACATGCGGGCCGTCGGTATAATACTTACGTCCGTCGCCAGGAATAGTACTTCCATCATCATTCAAGAAGCGCTGATCTTTAGAAATTAGATTAATGACATCCATTCGGAAGCCATCGACTCCCTTTTCCGCCCAAAATTCCAGGATGTCCACAACTTCCTGACGGACCTTCGGATTTTCCCAGTTAAGATCTGCCTGGGTTTTGTCAAACAGGGTCAGAAAATATTGATTCGTTGTCTCGTCATACTGCCACGCTGGTCCACCAAATTTGGAAATCCAGTTATTTGGAGGTCCTCCATCGGGTGCGGGATTACGCCAGATATAATAGTCTCTGTACTCGCTATCCCTGGAAAGCCGTGCCTCCTGAAACCAGACATGCTCCGTGGAAGAATGGTTTACCACAATATCTAACATCAAGTGCATTCCACGCGCCTGAATTTCCTGACTCAATTCTTCGAAATCCTGCATCGTTCCATAATCCGGATTGATTCGGTAATAATCCGCTACATCATAGCCGTTATCACGTTGTGGTGAGACATATACCGGCTGTAACCAGATAATATCAACACCCAGATCTTTTAAATAATCCAGCTTTTGTGTCAGTCCGCGTATATCACCGATCCCTTTACCCGTCGTGTCGTTAAAGCTTTTGGGGTATACCTGATAAACCACTGATTTACGCCACCAGTCCGTATCTTGTGGGATCAAAGCCCTGTTCATTCCTTTCATCCTTGCTCATTCCTTTCTTTCCAAAGAAGCAGCATAAACATATTTAGTATAACGCTTTCGCCATCTTGTATATACAAGATTAAATCATGTATATACATAATGTCAACAGGATTTATCATTGGAAACTCATCTATACCAAAGAGGCCCCTGCTCATTGTCAGGAACCTCTGTCGGTAAAAAGGGTATCTTTTAAATCCATATAGACAGTGCGCTATACAGGAGTAATAAGGCCATTACGATATTGAAGGCTCGCTCATATTTGTTTAGGAAACGCTGAAACAGAGCACCAAAAACCGCCCAGCAAACGATAGCTGCAAAACCAATACCTGTAAGGAGCAGTGAGATGATAAAAAGCGCAATGTATGAATCATCGTAAGGCATCACAAAAGTTGAAATGACCGTGATACCATACAAAATGACTTTTAAGTTGATAAATTGCAGTAGCAGTCCTGATTTGAAAGTATATCCTCCATTATGATCATTGTCCTTCGTAGAAGACTTGCTCTTGGCTATTTTTACAGCCAAATAGAGCATGTAGAGACTGCCCAGGACGTTCATCCAGATTTTAAATCGTGGTAAAAAATGATACAGAGCAAGGTTGAAATAGCAGGCTAACAGCATGATGGCAAAACAGCCGGCGGTTACTCCCAGCAAGAATGGAAATGCTTTTTTCAACCCTAATCTCCTGGCGCTGTCTAAAGACATAATATTGTTTGGACCTGGCGTAAAGCTGGTAACGAGTGCATAACCCTTTGATTCATGAGCCAACTCCAGCAGCAGTCGTCGTTCCTAAAAGGGAAATACAGGTACTTGAAGAAAATAACTGCTATCGGTTGTATCCGTTTTTTCCCTATGAAGGCAACAGGAATTTTGAGGTATACACAGTAGAGATCGAAAAAGGCGGGGAATTGAGTTCAACGCCTCACCGTGAAGGTACAGAAGAATTTATTACGGTATTTGAAGGTGAAATGG
This DNA window, taken from Paenibacillus kribbensis, encodes the following:
- a CDS encoding PTS sugar transporter subunit IIC, whose translation is MAFKEKLVNGLTAVANAINNFKYIVAIKTAFITLMPVIIVGAFAVLISNMVMDPVNGLAHFKPFSFLAEYKPIFSGINYASLNILTILAIFMIGLELGKINGEKNLFPGLLAVICFVSVTPTTIEMMVNGEMQKVTDVLARQFTDTKSLFLGIFVSILSIELYSKLGKSDRLKIKMPESVPSNVAVSFSALIPTIITVTVFSTFGILFHKFTGLYLYDAVYNVVQKPLETVVQGLPGILVLMLVAQVFWVIGIHGNQMVKPIREPLLLGAITVNMTAYEQGLPIPNIITMPFWDVYMSIGGSGITLALLIAILIASKREDMKEITKLSFGPGLFNINEPVIFGLPIMLNPLMAIPFIVTPLITGTIGYFSTLLGFAGKAVIMVPWTTPPIINAYLSTGGSIGAVVTQIICIVVAIIIYLPFVKIANKRTAG
- a CDS encoding glycoside hydrolase family 1 protein, with the protein product MASHKVHIPNNFIMGAAASAWQTEGWSGKKEGQDSYLDVWYKNDRYVWHNGYGPAGATDFYNRYAEDVALMKEIGLTHYRTSINWSRFLTDYENVVVDETYADYIGRVIDELIASGVEPMICLEHYELPAYLLDKYDGWSSKHVVELFIQYAEKVFERYGDRVKHWFTFNEPIVVQTRVYLDAIRYPYEQNTQKWMQWNYNKTLATAKCVQLFKAKGYHQNGAKIGVILNPEVTYARSSAPHDQYAAHVYDLFYNRVFMDPLLKGEYPQELFDLMTKHDITFESTTEELNVIKENTVDYVGINLYYPHRVKAPSRAWNENTPFHPSYYYEHFDLPGKKMNKSRGWEINPKIIYDMGMRIKNEYDNIEWFVAENGMGIENEAAFKNEEQIIQDDYRIDFISEHLYHALKTVEAGSNCLGYMLWAFTDNVSPMNAFKNRYGLVEINLENDRSRHLKKSGYWYQTTIKERSFVVNLDEEYK
- a CDS encoding ATP-binding protein, with the translated sequence MMEHNYLFLNLCLVLVMCFQVNFYFNSVFDKSNRKPNRFMYFIIFGLLNIFYLSVYLSPTLSSILALLVIFSLAQSYTVEIKTKIIFSILYAVLITIVNFLSLYILYAVDSVKISNFSHLSGQDHLIFSKVMLLSCIIMFAVIQIIRLFAKRRTFPLHARYYILFLIVPIISIYQVNVLSAYSEKNMYYFGSIISFIFLNVFIIYIFDNIIEKFQLMHENAQLQYQMDYQDANYEKTVHSFKNMKRIIHDTHQQFLYIDECIQRNELAEASEHIKVTLNKIEGAYQRVNTGNLVIDALVTNSLNIAQANGIKVDTQLNLYSQKVNIERYDLCVALGNMLDNAIEASKKVKIADDRYILIKIHSNESALFIHILNHVENEVAHLHSQKSNPDIHGIGLTNISRICDKYGGNMTIETKNKIFNNMVLLPFYKDNP
- a CDS encoding LytR/AlgR family response regulator transcription factor; amino-acid sequence: MYRVAICDDEQKQRELVKNMLIALSIKTNIDFKVELFDSGEQLVSHYLNHESPFHILILDIEMNGMNGIQTAQKIRSLRHLDEQIVFLTSYPEYMLESFDVVTFQYLIKPIASHIFEEKMIKLCQYFQSLDKKFVIIKSAYEEVLLKYDDIISIEVAKSLTIKNKLHFVTSTQTYDSKGILSDYASALKEYNFLQIHRSIIINLIHVKKFAGGDVLMSNGVKLPIGRSKIKEVKDLYTKFMIMKMY
- a CDS encoding PTS sugar transporter subunit IIB translates to MKKIILACSAGMSTSILVSKMKKEAEARSLEINIEAIPESTIREELASINDAVIAILLGPQVRTRKNAVTEIAAPYGIPVDVIDTMAYGRGNGPAVLDQALKMAGES
- a CDS encoding serine hydrolase domain-containing protein, whose amino-acid sequence is MKKIITLFISAMLFVLPMTNAFAQGSPEPIKEKARNLASELVSKYGASGVQYAIMDHGNIVLTDSVGVKNKATNEPITKDTMFGIGSISKMYVSAATMMLVDAHKVDIDQPLTTYIKDFTMADERYKKITPRMLLNHSSGLYGAHLKNSMLFNDNDTENHDELLLRLQSETLKSNPGEYSVYSNDGFQLLEILVERVSGLSYTEFLRKNISAPLDLKYTKTPLDPFDRQMLSKTYFPAVEGALPVENANVIGTGGLYSTAEELAMFAEVLMGNRTDILSAQSAKSMQSHEYRKGIWVPEETNSFNYGLGWDAVQLAPFSDYGITALSKGGDTVLYHSALIIIPEHQISMAVLSSGGSSILDSIFASNVLLELLKDKGIIKDIIPDKTFEPPVKVEMPSDLLSYSGIYGSVGTTINVEIKNGEFDLPALEGFVPAQKYVYTGDGQFKSSDGSVAVSFDKQKNGKTYIKANIFLNFTGLGQMVMVTYEYQKHDANPLNTTVQKAWEHRNGKNYYALDEKISSIFYLAPSFITKKISVDHDGYASGTKIVNENKAVNAVEIPVMNGRDAFDLNFNTKDGSEYLTIDGQSYISEDAVKPILGGKSVYTILSNGQATWFKIDKNSANKTMTVDFPTSGGLAVYDENGAVVDFSTASHNNSVVLPQGGLIVLGGNAGDVFKINLN